Genomic segment of Scardovia inopinata JCM 12537:
GGCGTCATTGCCGGTACGGATGGTGGAATCATAAATGGTCACTAACTTATTCAAATCCTGGATTTCATCCTGAGAAATTTTCCCATTGAGCAGCTGGAGCTGCTTCTTTAAATCATGAGTTTTAATATTAATCAGGTCAATGGTTTCTTTATCGGCAGCCAGTCTGTTCTTCTGCTGATTCAGCAACTGCTGGAGAACAGCGCTTTCATGGATGGCAGCAAACCGATCCCCCATTTCTGCCAGCAATTCCAGCAGAAATCCGCAGGTAATCATGCGGGTAAGAACAAAGGCGATAAAGACAAGAGAGGGCTGACCGGTTCCTGAAGGATACCCATTATATAAACTGGCAAAAACAGTGACACAGAGGAAAACCCCCACAATCAGCAGAAGAATGCGAACGCTGATGCTGATATCGTCAAAAGCCTGAGCCTGAATCCGTTTGGCAAACATACCATAGACCAGAAAGAACATGGGAATGAGCATCAGGGGGTAAAAATAAGTCTCGGCAACTTGCACAGGAATGGCCGGACGAAGGGCAGAAGAAGTCAGATAGGTCAGGATTTGAGCCCCGCAGTAGATAAAATGCTGAGCCGTTACTCCAGCTACAAGAAAGAGGAGGGATTTGCGGAAGTCCAACCGCAGACAGAGTCGCAAAGTGATGTAAAAAGCTAGGTAGAAGGTGATGCAGCGGATCATGGCGGTCAGTGCATTGCTGGGTACACAAGCAGACCAGACCAGGGCTATGACGATCATTGTCAACAGGCAAAAGGCAAGTTTAAGGGCAAAGTTCCGCCGCCGTTTTACTTTCCAGACGAAGAGGGCTACAGACAACATGAGTTCAAAAACAAAACCGGTGGAATTGAGGAAAGAAATAAAGGAAACGAAAGGATCAACCAGCATAACCGCTCCCCAGAATCCTGGCAAAATCAGTCAGGAAAGACTTCCTATAAGCCCTGCCTACAGGAAGCTTCTGCCCAGTGGATAGAATCAGCTGGCTGCCCTCAATAGAATCTATATGGCGTGAATTCACTAAAAATTGACGACCGCAGCGCAGAAAGCCCAAAGAAGAAAGGGATTCCTCTGCCTCCTGCATGGATCCCAGAGAATTAATCGTCCGGTTCTCCAGATGGTAGCGCAGATCATGCCGGTGAACATCGATGTACACAATGTTGCGCACCAGCACTCTCTGGGCGTATCCGCGCTGGCTGATGACAATGCTGTGGGAACTGTCCTGACGGGTTTTTACTGCCCGATTCATCTTTCGTTCAAAATCAGCATAGGTAAAAGGTTTAACGATGTAATCCAAAGCATTGACCTCATAACCCTGAGAGGCATACTGGGCTAGGTTGGTCACAAAAATTAAGGCAACAGACTGATCAAGCTGACGCAGGTGACGGGCTGCTTCCAGTCCATTCATTCCCGGCATTTCTATATCCATAAAAACAATGTCATACCGGGCTTCATAGGGGTCCAGAAAAGCCCTGGGATCGGGAAAAGTTTCCAGGGAAAACTGAATACCATGCCCCTTCTCATACTCTTTCAGGCAGGCTTTCAGACGG
This window contains:
- a CDS encoding ATP-binding protein, with the translated sequence MLVDPFVSFISFLNSTGFVFELMLSVALFVWKVKRRRNFALKLAFCLLTMIVIALVWSACVPSNALTAMIRCITFYLAFYITLRLCLRLDFRKSLLFLVAGVTAQHFIYCGAQILTYLTSSALRPAIPVQVAETYFYPLMLIPMFFLVYGMFAKRIQAQAFDDISISVRILLLIVGVFLCVTVFASLYNGYPSGTGQPSLVFIAFVLTRMITCGFLLELLAEMGDRFAAIHESAVLQQLLNQQKNRLAADKETIDLINIKTHDLKKQLQLLNGKISQDEIQDLNKLVTIYDSTIRTGNDALDVLLTNKSLICGQRGIRLERMIDGSRLNFMKPQDIYSLFGNALDNAIEAVSKIADKSLRYIHMTVKASKGMVIFHIDNPYQGELAYRDGDDRVVLVDRVNTNPHDGFGRRTLRTSKGDERYHGFGVQSIKLVAHQYQGVVTINAADGIFSLDVLLPGGE
- a CDS encoding LytR/AlgR family response regulator transcription factor, encoding MLTVAIVEDDKGASNRLKACLKEYEKGHGIQFSLETFPDPRAFLDPYEARYDIVFMDIEMPGMNGLEAARHLRQLDQSVALIFVTNLAQYASQGYEVNALDYIVKPFTYADFERKMNRAVKTRQDSSHSIVISQRGYAQRVLVRNIVYIDVHRHDLRYHLENRTINSLGSMQEAEESLSSLGFLRCGRQFLVNSRHIDSIEGSQLILSTGQKLPVGRAYRKSFLTDFARILGSGYAG